In Arthrobacter sp. SLBN-112, a genomic segment contains:
- a CDS encoding amino acid ABC transporter ATP-binding protein, protein MNLPTPTTSNTARRDKHTSPDTQAFHGSSLELRNLTMAYGDIEVLRNVSLSVAPGTTTCIIGPSGSGKSTLLRGVNRLHEPRSGDVLLAGESTLGANPDTLRTRIGMVFQHFNLFPDHTAEENVALALWSVKGMPKARAMETARRRLAEVGLAERADHRPRDLSGGQQQRVAIARALAMEPEVMLFDEATSALDPELVKGVLNLMAGLGRRGMTMLVVTHEMGFARKVADQVVFMDEGEVVEAGTPAQLFDNPRSERLQRFLSEVL, encoded by the coding sequence ATGAACCTGCCCACCCCCACCACTAGCAACACTGCCCGCAGGGACAAGCACACCAGCCCTGATACCCAGGCCTTCCATGGCTCCAGCCTGGAACTGCGCAACCTGACCATGGCCTACGGTGACATCGAAGTGCTGCGCAACGTCAGCCTCTCAGTCGCCCCGGGCACCACCACCTGCATCATCGGCCCCTCGGGCTCCGGAAAATCCACCCTGCTGCGCGGCGTCAACCGGCTGCATGAACCCAGGAGCGGTGATGTGCTCCTGGCTGGCGAAAGCACCCTCGGCGCCAACCCCGACACCCTCCGGACGCGCATCGGCATGGTGTTCCAGCACTTCAACCTCTTCCCGGACCACACCGCCGAAGAGAACGTGGCCCTTGCCCTCTGGAGCGTCAAGGGGATGCCCAAGGCGCGAGCCATGGAAACTGCGCGCCGCCGCTTGGCCGAGGTGGGGCTGGCCGAACGCGCCGACCACCGCCCCAGGGACCTTTCCGGCGGCCAGCAGCAACGCGTCGCCATCGCCAGGGCCCTCGCCATGGAACCGGAAGTAATGCTCTTCGACGAGGCCACCAGCGCCCTGGACCCCGAACTGGTCAAAGGCGTCCTGAACCTGATGGCAGGCCTGGGCCGGCGCGGCATGACCATGCTCGTGGTCACCCACGAAATGGGCTTCGCCCGCAAGGTGGCGGACCAGGTGGTCTTCATGGACGAAGGCGAAGTTGTCGAAGCCGGGACGCCCGCGCAACTCTTCGACAACCCCCGCAGCGAACGCCTCCAGCGCTTCCTCTCGGAGGTGCTCTGA
- a CDS encoding LacI family DNA-binding transcriptional regulator, which yields MNGEGARRRDVTVADVAKAAQVSKAQAARALGNYGAVSDDVRERVLAAAEALSYRPNELARSMNTGKSHTIGVVVGDIENPHFGLATRGITDTAKKAGYNVILVNTDEDRAAEVDAVRVLLDKRVDGLIVAPASSVDTGHLQEVHRSGRPLVFIDRTAGDLQVETMAVDMARISLEATQHLLEAGHRRIAFVSTLRTDAPYTPGMALESSQIADRLAGMRQAFLESGLPFPEDLVRLNAGDEDSIRSITREVLRDPDRATAMVASDGLIALSVVEAIQELGLSIPADVSFLMYDDFAWTRLTTPPLTVIAQPVYNMGVAAAKALIRQMEGLPPAAPAQFTATLVRRGSVGPLRTGGDHSHLQSAGHGYPEP from the coding sequence ATGAACGGTGAAGGAGCACGGCGGCGGGACGTAACCGTTGCCGACGTCGCAAAGGCCGCGCAGGTATCCAAGGCCCAGGCGGCGCGGGCACTGGGGAACTACGGTGCGGTCAGCGATGATGTGCGCGAGCGCGTCCTCGCCGCGGCGGAAGCCTTGTCCTACCGCCCCAACGAGCTCGCCCGCAGTATGAACACGGGGAAATCCCACACCATCGGCGTGGTGGTGGGTGACATCGAAAACCCGCACTTCGGCCTTGCCACCCGGGGCATCACAGACACTGCCAAGAAGGCCGGCTATAACGTCATCCTGGTCAACACGGACGAGGACCGCGCGGCCGAGGTGGACGCGGTCCGGGTTTTGCTGGACAAGCGCGTGGACGGGCTGATTGTGGCGCCGGCGTCCTCCGTGGATACCGGGCATCTGCAGGAAGTCCACAGGTCCGGCCGCCCCCTGGTTTTTATCGACCGTACCGCCGGTGACCTGCAGGTGGAGACCATGGCGGTGGACATGGCACGGATCTCCCTTGAGGCCACGCAGCATTTGCTCGAGGCCGGGCACCGCCGCATCGCCTTCGTCTCCACATTGAGGACTGACGCGCCCTACACCCCCGGGATGGCCCTTGAGTCATCGCAGATCGCCGACCGCCTTGCGGGCATGCGGCAGGCCTTCCTGGAATCCGGGCTGCCTTTTCCGGAAGACCTGGTCAGGTTGAATGCGGGCGACGAAGACTCCATCCGCAGTATCACCCGCGAAGTGCTGCGGGACCCCGACCGTGCCACAGCCATGGTCGCATCGGACGGCCTGATCGCCCTCAGCGTCGTTGAGGCGATCCAGGAACTGGGCCTGTCCATTCCCGCAGACGTTTCGTTCCTCATGTATGACGACTTCGCGTGGACCAGGCTCACCACGCCGCCCCTGACCGTCATTGCCCAGCCCGTCTACAACATGGGCGTGGCAGCGGCCAAGGCGCTCATCCGCCAGATGGAGGGATTGCCCCCCGCCGCCCCGGCCCAGTTCACAGCCACCCTGGTGCGGCGCGGATCGGTGGGACCGCTGCGGACGGGAGGGGACCATTCGCACCTTCAATCGGCCGGACACGGTTACCCTGAGCCATGA
- a CDS encoding triose-phosphate isomerase family protein, translating into MSLPAKPRTGPKAIIGVSLKMYFGYARSVDYCRDVASIAFTHPAVLSGDIELFVLPILPALPEAARILGPAGAATGAQDIFWEDEGAFTGEVGGKTVAELGGRYAEVGHAERRRIFDEDQRVIGLKTAAAYRNGLTPVLCVGDLNRGSVEEAVAQCTAEIDGILKRASSLTPAARTIVAYEPQWAIGAPEPATPGHISAVITGLDEHLRSLPGQEDSRVIYGGSAGPGLIGQLDPAVAGLFLGRFAHDPKALKTILDEAAARLETAEVAA; encoded by the coding sequence GTGTCACTTCCTGCTAAGCCCCGCACCGGACCCAAGGCCATCATCGGCGTCAGCCTGAAGATGTACTTCGGCTACGCGCGGTCAGTGGACTACTGCCGCGACGTCGCATCAATCGCCTTCACCCACCCCGCCGTGTTAAGCGGCGACATCGAACTCTTTGTCCTGCCCATCCTCCCGGCACTGCCGGAAGCGGCACGGATCCTCGGTCCGGCAGGTGCTGCCACCGGAGCGCAGGACATCTTCTGGGAAGACGAGGGCGCGTTCACCGGCGAAGTCGGCGGCAAAACAGTAGCTGAACTCGGCGGCCGGTACGCCGAGGTGGGCCACGCTGAACGCCGCCGGATCTTTGACGAGGACCAGCGCGTGATCGGACTGAAGACCGCCGCGGCCTACCGCAACGGCCTGACCCCCGTCCTCTGCGTCGGGGACCTGAACCGCGGATCCGTGGAGGAAGCCGTTGCCCAGTGCACGGCGGAAATCGATGGCATCCTCAAGCGCGCGTCATCGCTGACACCGGCCGCCAGGACCATCGTGGCGTACGAGCCGCAGTGGGCCATCGGCGCTCCGGAACCGGCAACGCCCGGGCATATCAGCGCGGTCATCACGGGCCTGGACGAGCACCTGCGCAGCCTGCCGGGGCAGGAAGACAGCCGCGTGATTTATGGTGGCAGCGCCGGCCCGGGCCTGATCGGCCAACTCGATCCCGCCGTCGCCGGCCTCTTCCTGGGCCGCTTCGCGCACGACCCGAAGGCGCTCAAAACCATCCTGGACGAGGCCGCGGCGCGGCTGGAAACAGCGGAGGTGGCGGCTTGA
- a CDS encoding FAD-binding oxidoreductase — translation MSSATSTKRVAIIGGGILGVSTAVHLLRDGASVILLTERGLASEASGRSLSWLNSAGERSTPYHQLRVTGVDRYRTLFAADPAREWLQFGGGLMWNAQGQRETTEGRHAYEKSIGYDSKLIAPEDIAAVTAGIDAGAVPENAIFNPGEGWVSLPDLIDFLMEEFHARGGELVLNAGKASVMVEGGRATGVETSAGGTYAADAVLVACGAATPAVVEPLGVHIPNGSPVSMLVVTKQVQHDVAAVMNTPRAALRPNPGGTFALDHDWYEERITEHADGSFSIPDEVVQELADEASKLIEGNPELKPASWKMGYKPIPGDGEPVLGELGQVPGCFVAFTHSGATLGLIAGELLAGEILTGKKHPMLATFRPGRFS, via the coding sequence ATGTCCTCTGCAACATCCACCAAAAGAGTCGCCATCATCGGCGGCGGCATCCTGGGCGTCTCCACCGCAGTGCACCTTCTTCGCGACGGTGCCTCCGTCATCCTGCTGACCGAACGCGGCCTGGCCAGCGAAGCCAGCGGCCGGTCGCTGTCCTGGCTTAACTCCGCCGGTGAACGGTCCACCCCGTACCACCAGTTGCGCGTGACCGGCGTGGACCGCTACCGCACCCTCTTTGCCGCTGATCCGGCACGGGAATGGCTGCAGTTCGGTGGCGGCCTGATGTGGAACGCCCAAGGGCAGCGGGAAACCACCGAGGGCCGGCACGCCTATGAAAAGTCCATCGGCTACGACTCGAAGCTCATTGCCCCGGAAGACATCGCTGCCGTCACCGCCGGGATTGACGCCGGCGCTGTACCGGAGAACGCAATCTTCAACCCGGGCGAGGGCTGGGTCAGCCTCCCGGACCTGATCGACTTCCTCATGGAAGAATTCCACGCCCGCGGCGGTGAACTGGTCCTCAACGCCGGCAAGGCCTCCGTCATGGTGGAGGGCGGCCGCGCCACGGGCGTGGAGACCTCCGCAGGGGGAACATACGCCGCCGACGCGGTCCTGGTGGCCTGCGGTGCAGCGACGCCTGCCGTCGTCGAACCCCTGGGGGTGCACATCCCCAATGGGTCCCCGGTGTCCATGCTGGTGGTGACCAAGCAGGTGCAGCACGACGTTGCCGCAGTAATGAACACGCCGCGCGCAGCCCTCCGGCCCAATCCGGGCGGCACGTTCGCCCTGGACCACGACTGGTACGAAGAGCGCATCACCGAGCATGCGGACGGCTCGTTCAGCATCCCGGACGAGGTGGTGCAGGAACTCGCCGACGAGGCCTCGAAGCTGATTGAAGGAAACCCGGAACTCAAGCCCGCCTCCTGGAAGATGGGCTACAAGCCCATTCCCGGCGACGGCGAACCCGTCCTGGGCGAGTTGGGCCAGGTTCCCGGATGCTTCGTGGCGTTCACCCACTCCGGCGCGACTCTGGGACTCATCGCCGGCGAGCTTCTGGCCGGCGAGATCCTGACCGGCAAAAAGCACCCTATGCTTGCAACTTTCCGGCCCGGGCGCTTCTCCTGA
- a CDS encoding ribose-5-phosphate isomerase: MSAKLRLVIGADDAGFDYKEALKADLEASELVKSVTDVGVDATSHTPYPSVAIAAAELIAAGKADRALLVCGTGLGVAIAANKVPGVRAVTAHDSFSVERAILSNNAQVLTFGQRVVGLELARRLAREWLTYTFDETSASAEKVSLIKDYEGVTSC; encoded by the coding sequence ATGAGCGCCAAACTGCGCCTGGTCATCGGGGCCGACGACGCCGGTTTCGACTACAAGGAAGCCCTCAAGGCAGACCTGGAAGCCTCCGAACTGGTCAAATCCGTGACCGACGTGGGGGTGGACGCCACCAGCCACACCCCGTACCCCTCCGTGGCCATCGCCGCGGCGGAACTCATCGCCGCCGGCAAGGCCGACCGCGCCCTGCTCGTCTGCGGCACCGGCCTGGGCGTCGCCATCGCAGCGAACAAGGTCCCCGGCGTCCGCGCCGTCACCGCGCACGACAGCTTCTCCGTTGAACGCGCCATCCTGAGCAACAACGCCCAGGTCCTGACCTTCGGCCAGCGCGTCGTCGGACTGGAACTCGCCCGGCGCCTCGCCAGGGAATGGCTCACCTACACCTTCGACGAAACCTCCGCCTCGGCAGAGAAAGTTTCCCTGATTAAGGACTACGAAGGTGTCACTTCCTGCTAA
- a CDS encoding FadR/GntR family transcriptional regulator: MSVESAASTAKISAALGSLGQGSVVSEVAERLLAFFTSGDIAPGTRLPAERTLAASLGVGRSAVREALAALEILGVVVVRPGSGTYLRDGVSELLPRTLSWGLMLGAPRTRELVELRSGLEVQAAQLAAERITEEALARMRVNLETMAGTLDDLGAFVEADAAFHREIAEASGNQVLQELLQSIRSLLRIWVDRALTDEGHAAAALKEHAMIHEALAARDADAVTATMRSHMQTASRRLLAGYDASQ, encoded by the coding sequence GTGTCCGTAGAATCCGCCGCCTCGACGGCCAAGATCAGTGCTGCCCTCGGTTCCTTGGGGCAGGGCTCCGTGGTGTCTGAGGTGGCTGAGCGCCTGCTGGCGTTCTTTACGAGTGGCGACATCGCCCCTGGGACCAGGCTCCCTGCCGAGCGGACGCTGGCCGCCTCCCTTGGCGTGGGCCGTTCTGCGGTGCGGGAGGCCCTCGCTGCGCTCGAAATCCTGGGCGTCGTGGTGGTCCGGCCCGGGTCGGGAACCTACCTTCGCGACGGCGTCTCCGAGCTCTTGCCGCGCACCCTGAGCTGGGGCCTCATGCTGGGCGCCCCCCGCACGCGCGAACTCGTGGAACTGCGCAGCGGGCTGGAAGTCCAGGCTGCCCAGCTGGCCGCGGAGCGCATCACGGAAGAGGCGCTGGCCCGGATGCGCGTCAACCTGGAGACCATGGCCGGAACCCTGGACGACCTCGGCGCCTTCGTCGAGGCGGACGCAGCCTTCCACCGCGAGATCGCCGAGGCGTCAGGAAACCAGGTCCTCCAGGAACTCCTGCAAAGTATCCGCTCACTCCTGCGGATCTGGGTGGACCGCGCCCTCACGGACGAAGGACATGCCGCGGCCGCCCTTAAGGAGCACGCCATGATCCATGAGGCCCTGGCTGCCCGCGACGCAGATGCCGTGACCGCGACCATGCGCTCGCACATGCAGACCGCGTCACGGCGCCTGCTGGCAGGATATGACGCCTCCCAGTAG
- a CDS encoding dihydroxyacetone kinase family protein: MTRLFNEPSAFADEMIEGFVASHGRWVRRVSGGVVRNTKSTPDTVALVIGGGSGHYPAFAGLVGQGLAHGAAMGNLFASPSAQQVYNVARAANNGAGVLLGYGNYAGDVLHFTQAQEKLRREGIDCRSIAVTDDVSSAPIEEHTKRRGIAGDLTVFKVAAAAAEAGYGMDAVVDIAERANHRTRSFGVAFTGCTLPGAEQPLFSVPEGRMAVGMGIHGEPGIGETAIPTADELADLLVAKLLTEVPDGITPHGARVVPILNGLGSVKYEELFVVYRRVAQLLAEAGLQAVDPQVGELVTSFDMAGTSLTLFWLDDELENLWNAPADGPAFRRGAVTAEALEAPVGEAADVELSIPEATAESRAGAVRVLAALGAAKDAVDANAAELGRIDAIAGDGDHGIGMERGVRAAVQAAADAVARGAGAATTLYFAADAWADKAGGTSGALWGMALRAVGDAVGDDKAPDAGAVATGVGGAAAAIMEFGKAKVGDKTLVDVLVPFRDTLTARVNSGKSLASAWDAAATAAQRAAEDTANLLPLMGRARPHAEKSLGTPDAGAVSMALIVRAIHNTLSQNTTIKENA, from the coding sequence ATGACCCGCCTGTTCAACGAACCTTCAGCCTTCGCTGACGAAATGATCGAAGGATTCGTCGCCTCCCACGGCCGGTGGGTCCGGCGCGTCTCCGGCGGTGTTGTCCGCAACACCAAAAGCACCCCGGACACGGTGGCCCTGGTAATCGGCGGTGGTTCCGGACACTATCCCGCATTCGCAGGACTGGTAGGCCAGGGCCTGGCACACGGCGCCGCGATGGGCAACCTGTTCGCGTCACCGTCGGCGCAGCAGGTCTACAACGTGGCCAGGGCAGCCAACAACGGCGCCGGCGTACTGCTGGGATACGGCAACTATGCCGGGGACGTCCTGCACTTCACCCAGGCGCAGGAAAAGCTGCGCCGGGAAGGCATTGATTGCCGCAGCATCGCAGTCACGGACGACGTCTCCTCCGCCCCGATCGAGGAGCACACCAAGCGCCGCGGCATCGCCGGGGACCTCACCGTGTTCAAGGTGGCAGCGGCTGCCGCTGAGGCAGGCTACGGCATGGATGCGGTGGTGGACATCGCTGAACGCGCCAACCACCGCACGCGTTCCTTCGGGGTCGCCTTCACCGGGTGCACCCTCCCGGGAGCTGAACAGCCGCTGTTTTCCGTCCCCGAGGGACGGATGGCCGTAGGCATGGGCATCCACGGTGAGCCCGGCATCGGCGAAACAGCCATTCCGACGGCGGATGAGCTCGCCGACCTGCTCGTGGCCAAGCTCCTCACCGAGGTGCCGGACGGGATCACTCCCCACGGTGCCCGGGTGGTTCCCATCCTGAACGGCCTGGGCAGCGTGAAGTACGAGGAGCTCTTCGTGGTCTACCGCCGCGTGGCCCAGCTCCTGGCCGAGGCAGGCCTGCAGGCCGTGGATCCGCAGGTGGGCGAGCTCGTCACCAGCTTCGACATGGCCGGCACCTCCCTGACGCTTTTCTGGCTCGACGACGAACTCGAGAATCTCTGGAACGCCCCCGCCGACGGCCCGGCTTTCCGCCGCGGTGCCGTGACGGCCGAGGCACTGGAGGCGCCGGTGGGCGAGGCGGCCGACGTCGAACTATCCATTCCCGAGGCCACCGCGGAATCCCGCGCCGGGGCCGTCCGGGTCCTCGCCGCGCTCGGCGCGGCCAAGGACGCGGTGGACGCCAACGCGGCCGAACTGGGCCGCATCGACGCAATCGCCGGGGACGGCGACCACGGCATCGGCATGGAGCGCGGCGTGCGCGCCGCCGTCCAGGCCGCGGCAGACGCCGTCGCCCGCGGGGCCGGGGCCGCCACCACCTTGTACTTCGCGGCCGACGCGTGGGCGGACAAGGCCGGCGGCACGTCCGGTGCCCTGTGGGGCATGGCCCTTCGTGCGGTGGGCGATGCCGTGGGCGATGACAAAGCGCCCGACGCCGGTGCTGTCGCCACCGGGGTGGGCGGCGCCGCCGCAGCGATCATGGAGTTCGGCAAGGCCAAGGTGGGCGACAAGACCCTGGTGGACGTACTGGTTCCTTTCCGCGATACCCTCACGGCCCGAGTCAACAGCGGAAAGTCCCTGGCCAGCGCCTGGGACGCCGCCGCCACCGCCGCGCAGCGGGCGGCCGAGGACACGGCAAACCTGCTCCCCCTGATGGGCCGGGCACGTCCGCACGCCGAGAAGAGCCTCGGCACCCCGGACGCGGGCGCCGTCTCAATGGCCCTCATCGTCCGGGCCATCCACAACACCCTCAGCCAGAACACCACCATCAAGGAGAACGCATGA
- a CDS encoding Gfo/Idh/MocA family oxidoreductase — MAVAAAAPIRTAVVGFGISGNVFHAPLIAANPDFSLHVIVTSRPERAADASRLYPQARIIRTPEELFACAADLDLVVLGTPPHTHFDLAATAIAHGLHVVVDKPFVPTSALGEELISRAADGGVRLTVFQNRRWDADFLTLKKVLASGALGEVTTFESRFEWWRPEGFGNWRDTVSLSEGGGILHDLGAHLIDQAVQLFGPVERTYGETANRGPHQDAADTEAFVSMLHTSGVRSRLWMNGMAAQAGPRFHVLGSRSAYTKWGLDGQEPALAAGLPPSDPGYGVEPQGSWGLLGVDGSAGAVPAERGAYPQFYVQLAGALRGQGPLPVDPAGPLNVLKIIEGIHAMA; from the coding sequence ATGGCTGTGGCTGCAGCGGCACCCATCCGGACCGCCGTCGTCGGCTTTGGCATCTCCGGCAACGTGTTCCATGCGCCGCTGATCGCCGCCAATCCGGACTTCTCCCTCCACGTAATAGTCACATCCCGGCCCGAGCGGGCCGCAGACGCCTCACGCCTCTACCCGCAGGCACGCATCATCCGGACGCCGGAGGAACTGTTCGCCTGCGCTGCGGACCTGGACCTGGTTGTCCTGGGCACCCCACCGCACACCCACTTCGACTTGGCCGCAACAGCCATCGCGCACGGCCTGCACGTGGTGGTGGACAAGCCCTTTGTCCCCACGTCGGCTTTGGGTGAGGAGCTGATCAGCAGGGCGGCCGACGGCGGGGTGCGGCTGACGGTGTTCCAAAACCGCAGGTGGGATGCGGACTTCCTCACCCTGAAGAAGGTGCTGGCGTCCGGAGCTCTCGGCGAGGTCACCACGTTCGAATCGCGGTTTGAATGGTGGCGGCCGGAGGGTTTTGGAAACTGGCGGGACACCGTGTCCCTTTCCGAGGGCGGCGGCATCCTGCACGACCTCGGCGCGCACCTGATCGACCAGGCGGTCCAGCTCTTCGGCCCGGTGGAGCGCACCTACGGCGAAACCGCCAACCGTGGACCACACCAGGACGCAGCCGATACCGAAGCCTTTGTGTCCATGCTGCACACCTCGGGTGTCCGCTCCCGGCTCTGGATGAACGGCATGGCAGCGCAGGCCGGACCACGCTTCCACGTCCTGGGTTCCCGGTCCGCCTACACCAAATGGGGCCTCGACGGCCAGGAACCTGCCCTCGCAGCCGGCCTGCCGCCGTCGGACCCCGGCTACGGTGTGGAACCCCAGGGAAGTTGGGGGCTCCTTGGGGTGGATGGGAGCGCTGGAGCCGTTCCCGCAGAGCGCGGCGCCTACCCGCAGTTCTACGTGCAGCTGGCCGGCGCCCTGCGCGGACAGGGGCCCCTGCCGGTGGATCCGGCCGGACCGCTGAACGTGCTGAAAATCATCGAGGGCATCCACGCCATGGCCTGA
- a CDS encoding amino acid ABC transporter permease → MDWLNTIIRTFFDFGAMAEVLPQLLAVGLLNTLIISIAATVLGTVLGMVVAVMGISPSPWLRVPARIYTDLFRGLPAILTILLIGQGFARLSQSVFGPSPYPLGIIALSLIASAYIGEIFRAGILSVDKGQGEACRALGMSYAKSMALVVVPQGVRRVLPALVNQFIAIVKDSSLVYFLGLLVSERELFRVGQDAAVLSGNLSPLVAAGLFYLVITVPLTHLVNHFDNKFRTGRRRAAPPTSGLKEVKELDAASPLTTGSNT, encoded by the coding sequence ATGGACTGGCTCAACACCATCATCCGAACCTTCTTCGACTTCGGCGCAATGGCCGAGGTCCTGCCCCAACTCCTGGCGGTCGGCCTGCTCAACACGCTGATCATCTCCATCGCCGCCACCGTCCTGGGCACGGTCCTGGGCATGGTGGTGGCCGTCATGGGCATCTCTCCGTCCCCATGGCTGCGGGTACCGGCCCGGATCTACACGGACCTTTTCCGCGGCCTGCCCGCCATCCTCACCATCCTGCTGATCGGCCAGGGTTTTGCCCGCCTTAGCCAATCGGTTTTCGGCCCGTCGCCCTACCCGCTGGGCATCATCGCCCTGAGCCTGATCGCCAGCGCCTACATCGGCGAGATTTTCCGCGCCGGGATCCTGAGCGTGGACAAAGGCCAGGGTGAAGCCTGCCGGGCCCTGGGCATGAGCTACGCCAAGTCCATGGCCCTGGTGGTGGTGCCCCAAGGCGTCCGCCGGGTGCTTCCGGCCCTGGTGAACCAGTTCATCGCCATCGTGAAGGACTCCTCCCTCGTGTACTTCCTGGGGCTGCTCGTGTCCGAACGCGAACTCTTCCGCGTGGGCCAGGATGCCGCCGTCCTGTCCGGCAACCTCTCGCCGCTGGTGGCAGCCGGCCTCTTCTACCTGGTGATCACCGTTCCGCTGACCCACCTGGTGAACCACTTCGACAACAAGTTCCGCACCGGCCGCCGCCGTGCGGCACCGCCCACCAGCGGGCTGAAGGAAGTCAAGGAACTCGACGCGGCCTCGCCGCTCACCACCGGGAGCAACACATGA
- a CDS encoding MFS transporter: MDTTQSVVEKSAIRKVAIRLVPFVAMMFFINYLDRTAISFAGPNGMNTDLALNAAQFGFASGVFFIGYILLEIPSNLALHKFGARRWLARIMVSWGIVSLLFTWVANVEQLYILRFILGVAEAGFFPGAILFLSLWVPARHRSKILALFYLAQPLTTVIGAPLAGLLIQQHGLFGLDGWRVMFLGVAIPAILIGIISWFYLADSPAKAKWLSAEEKTWLTGALKKEKKETTAGNKHVSVRTVFGNGRVWMLSLIYFGFIYGLYALGFFLPTIISGFEGIYGTKFDVFQKGLITAIPYLPAAIALYFWSKDATKRGVKTWHIAVPALVGGLSIPLALFAGSPAATIAVITITAMAIFAALPNFWTVPTQFLTGAAAAAGIALINTVGNLAGFSAGYITGWLKDWTGDYTVPMFVVGAFMLLSAVLMLVLSRSGRVTDSVRPEALNPAAAGQHAEP, from the coding sequence GTGGACACCACACAATCGGTGGTCGAAAAATCCGCAATCAGGAAAGTGGCGATCCGGCTTGTCCCGTTCGTCGCGATGATGTTCTTCATCAACTACCTCGACCGCACCGCCATCTCATTCGCCGGCCCCAACGGCATGAACACGGACCTGGCGCTGAATGCCGCACAGTTCGGCTTTGCCTCAGGCGTCTTCTTCATCGGCTACATCCTGCTCGAGATCCCCTCCAACCTGGCGCTCCACAAATTCGGTGCCCGCCGCTGGCTGGCCCGCATCATGGTCAGCTGGGGCATCGTCTCGCTGCTGTTCACCTGGGTGGCCAACGTCGAACAGCTCTACATCCTGCGCTTCATCCTCGGCGTTGCCGAGGCAGGCTTCTTCCCCGGCGCCATCCTCTTCCTGAGCCTCTGGGTTCCCGCACGACACCGAAGCAAGATCCTGGCCCTGTTCTACCTGGCCCAGCCGCTGACCACCGTCATCGGCGCCCCGCTGGCAGGGCTCCTGATCCAGCAGCACGGCCTCTTCGGCCTCGACGGCTGGCGCGTGATGTTCCTCGGCGTCGCCATCCCCGCCATCCTGATCGGCATCATTTCCTGGTTCTACCTGGCAGACTCCCCCGCCAAGGCCAAGTGGCTCTCCGCCGAGGAAAAGACCTGGCTGACGGGCGCCTTGAAAAAGGAAAAGAAGGAAACCACCGCCGGCAACAAGCACGTCAGCGTCCGCACCGTGTTCGGCAACGGCCGCGTCTGGATGCTCTCCCTGATCTACTTCGGCTTCATCTACGGCCTCTACGCCCTCGGATTCTTCCTGCCCACCATCATTTCCGGCTTCGAAGGCATCTATGGCACCAAGTTCGACGTCTTCCAGAAGGGCCTGATCACCGCCATCCCGTACCTGCCGGCAGCCATTGCCCTGTACTTCTGGTCCAAGGACGCCACCAAGCGCGGCGTCAAGACATGGCACATCGCGGTGCCCGCCCTGGTGGGTGGCCTAAGCATCCCGCTGGCACTGTTCGCAGGATCACCGGCAGCCACCATCGCCGTCATCACCATCACGGCAATGGCCATCTTCGCGGCCCTCCCCAACTTCTGGACTGTCCCCACGCAGTTCCTGACCGGTGCGGCCGCCGCAGCCGGCATCGCCTTGATCAACACCGTGGGCAACCTGGCAGGCTTCAGCGCCGGCTACATCACCGGTTGGCTCAAGGACTGGACCGGCGATTACACCGTGCCGATGTTCGTGGTGGGCGCGTTCATGCTCCTCTCAGCTGTGCTGATGCTGGTCCTCAGCCGCTCCGGCCGCGTCACGGACAGCGTTCGCCCCGAGGCCCTCAACCCTGCGGCTGCCGGACAGCACGCCGAACCCTGA
- a CDS encoding DUF1003 domain-containing protein, producing the protein MSHQQKTWHEKHKASLSKGQRAADIMRNGMGSWPFVASFIGFMLIWAAINTWALAANAWDPYPYILLNLLLSMLAGLQGAILLIAAKRQDAIAAAMAQHDYDTNTEAKKEIELLISINRIQLEILQELKKSASA; encoded by the coding sequence ATGAGCCACCAACAGAAAACCTGGCACGAGAAACATAAAGCCTCCCTGAGCAAGGGTCAGCGCGCCGCGGACATCATGCGCAACGGAATGGGAAGCTGGCCCTTCGTTGCCAGCTTCATCGGCTTCATGCTCATCTGGGCCGCCATCAATACCTGGGCACTGGCGGCGAACGCCTGGGACCCGTACCCCTATATCCTCCTGAACCTCCTGCTCTCAATGCTGGCCGGACTTCAGGGTGCAATCCTGCTCATCGCCGCCAAACGGCAGGACGCCATTGCCGCGGCTATGGCCCAACACGACTACGACACGAACACCGAGGCAAAGAAGGAGATCGAACTCCTCATCTCCATCAACCGCATCCAGCTGGAAATCCTGCAGGAACTGAAGAAGTCGGCATCAGCCTAG